The Melitaea cinxia chromosome 30, ilMelCinx1.1, whole genome shotgun sequence sequence CAGATTCAAAACCCCGAGAGCTTTCAACTCGAACTCCAAAATCGCTTTGGCCTGTCGCTTGGCCGACTGCGTAAACATGGACGAGCTCAACGACGGGCTGGTGGAAATTGCCCGTGCGGTGGGGTCTAAGTTCTTCAAGACCCGCTGCAAAAAAAAGAACCAAcgcaggaccgatcgtcgtCGAAAGtattaggggaggcttatgctcagcagtgggcgtccatgagctgatatgatgatgatgatgatgatttttctATTCTAGTGGTCTTCAATGAAGGTGGCTTGGATGCTATCAATTTGAGGCACATGCATTTTTTCGATATTCTGAATGTCTTTGTCATCATTTAACATCATCAAAACTTTTCGACTTCGGGATCCCATTTTTCCCTGAAAATTTAACTGTATAACTTAGAATAAAGCTTCAGAATTTAAAAAGCAacaccattttaaaattaaaaaaaaaaatatttgtcacagTGTAATCAACTACTCAGAGTTAGAAAGGAATTTGGTATGAGAAAGTATGAATTgtttttatgcctattttataaaacatgtattgtGGAATAACAACACCACATTTGTTcataacactataaaataataaaaatgtaggaAGTACAAAGTCACAAATGTTGCAATGGCTTTGTCTTTCCAAGCATTTGCTCACGAAAAAGGCATAAGTGTGCTAAATATGACTTTGTCTCTCCAggaatatcaaatatcaaaggCATATTTACCTTCGCGGCTTTGGCGCTCCAAGATAAAAACATTGCGCGCGGGGGCAACGGCGCAACTGACCAATGAGACGATGTCGCGCCAAAACGCCCACCAATTCGATCCAAAATGACAAAGACACTATTGCCATGTAGCGACTTTTAAAGTGAATCTAATGGGAGTCTTTGTCCCACTAGATACTAGAGTGTTTTTTGGGCATTTCTGCATATTTAActcattttacgattttttgtaagatacgcccttgttccaccgaaggtgcgatatattaAAAGAAGTGGCGAATGCTGTCGCGATCCCaactcgccccacccaggcggacgactgctcacacgtggtagCGTTTTTAGTAAGTagaagtctgacataaccctctggcaccGACGCGCCGGAAGGTATCCAATAATAGtaatggattttccccacgaaaaaaaaaggaatggtTACCATAAATATCGTTGATAAAGAGTTcctaaatttttgtaataattataatgattatgcTAACTTTAGCCACTCTTTGTAAATATCAATTTCAACGAGAGTGAAGCTGCAGGCAACTGCTAGTACTTACATAGGTTTCCTTCCGATCATCACTAGAAACGCATCGACTATGTAAGCCGGGATCCAGTGTAGAACTAAGTTCAACAAGCGGTAGAAAAATGCAGACGGCGTAAGGATGAAGAGATAAGGATATATAGGTTTGGTCGACGGAACTTCTAAGTCGTACGCTCCGGTGTATTTGATGAATAACTCTGTAATAAGTAGTATAATGTAAGTTTTATAAAGGACAAAAATAGTACATAGTATTTCCTTTCACACATATGTAGGTGTAACATATTTAACTTCCGAGATAAATATGTATCCCAAATTCTATTTGACGACCCGTTGGCGCAGCAGTCACAGCGCTGCGCTTGCGGTTGCGGGTTAGATCCGCGCTCGCAACAAACATTCGTATAGGACTACAGGTCATACAGACGTTTAAGGCGTATTatgtatttctacaaatatttggttttggTTTatgattgtatttctttttctgGTCTTCACATCCAAACTTCGAAGAAGGTAAATTtttctgtcccggttgttatcagaaATCCcaatagcgattgttactcacgGTAGAGAAACTGCCTACATCCTTAGTgcaacagcgtggtggattaagctgtgggatgttaccttttttttgaaatcgcagggtaacccatttacgggtgatatcccgGATGCCCAGGTTGGCATTtttagaccgtatgtcggcttcagcacttgggggttcactaccgaccaaaacccctgcgggagccttcagccgctttaattgaagggtcccggatctgcagacaacaggatccctccagcgaccggctggcctcggcgaaaaggccagacttctcctccatggggactgtccggctcacctctgaacaatcccgacgacaccatgtctagcaggaccgggttcctatcccggcccgacacggacACAAGGGTGTTACTGgaagcgcattaagtagcgcctcctacgcacccccgttcgtcgcctgcggacggagacctcgtcggcggccccctctctcatccgctcgtcgttctccttctgggacattactgtctcgcagaaggagactatcgccttccaggacttgtcgtcgccgagcatcgcggtgataacgctcggcagtgacaagtcccctccgaggattgtcgtcagatcgcgacgtcatccgccagcgccgcccatctcgggcacacctcgagggtgtgctgggccgagtccaccgccgcgccacaatcgtgacatccagtcgtcggctccctttgggccgtccgacacaagtattcaccaaagcagccgtgtccggtgagaacttgcgtcagacggaaggtgaggggtttgcgcttacggcgcatccaccgctcaaggaccgggcgcaaggcagccgttacgcgtgtgccatacggctgctccgccaggtcctccccccacctccgcattagcgCTTCTTGCCCCACCCGGCgtacccgtaggatcccgtccaacgtggggttctcacctgTTACCTGATTCAGTTTAGTGCAATCTGATATCTTACCATATGTGATGGGTTTTTCTACAGATGATACACAGTTATACACAACTGGCAGTAGATCCATTGGAGCTTCTTTGTGATTACCAAGATAGGTCTTGGCGGTCTTCCAAGAGACAGCAAGGCAGCTGTTCACTACGAAGTCACCTGGGACCATATCACTTACTGTCTTTGGGTTGTAGTTCAGAACACGGAGAAGACGAACAGCCACGCCAACAATCAACTAGacaataaaatgattttgtaaattagttcctattgttgtttttgtttactttattacACAGTTTTATAACAATCTATTAAAATTAGGTGAAATTAATGCTACATAGCAGTAACTGGAAGATAATCATAAGTGTTTAAAGGCAAtacgttaatttttaaataaaattgtaaatttataattgtattcgcttgcaaacgaaaaaaaaaaaactattttagttACATGGTCCATTAATCAATACGATAGTTACGTCGTCCAATTGAAACAATAGTCACGTAAAAACgcgttataaaaaattactcaaaaagttatcaTGAGATCTCAATAAATTTTGAACCACAAGGCAAGCATTagcttttgaatataaaaagaatcataaaaatcgatacacccagtaaagagttatgaggtataacacaacgtaggtcaacgaaaaaatttgtcaagtaaatacctaTATCAGCCCACTTATTATCAGCGATAAATCAAAAATGATacttataactagctgtgcccgcgacttcgtccgcgtgggatttaacaaaatatttattgtttagttcttagagttataaaataaacaaattcctaaaataaaagtagcctaaattatttcttactatatcagctatctgtccGTGAAAGTGCCGTCAGAATCGgcccagtcgtttcagagattagccggaacaaacagacagacagacaaaaattataaaaaaatgtcattttggtatatataccgtgtatacatccatatgcatttagtaaaaagcggttattttgatattaaaaacagacactccaattttatttatttgtatagatgagtAAACTGCTACTGCCGTAATAATACAGCTCCTGCGTTATAGTAGATGTGTCCATAGTGTCCATGTAACATAATCCTTCGACAGTCTCCGAAGTAGTTTTACcggattccgatagatggcgttgtgacAAAGTACTAGGTGATAATTTGCAATTGAAGTTGGtttcttttttcgttttgcgagcaaatacaattatcataATGTAACAACTAAACTAAAGTATCaaccttttaaaaatttaacttaaaagtgaatatattattttacttacgcTAGTTGGTCCGTTTACGTTATCTGTCCATCCAGGTACGGGCTCTTTACTGGTTGATACAACTGTAAGAAAACAATGTATAATGAATGATAAATGAACGCCTGAAACTAGGCCCTAGGAAGAGTCAGTAGTAAgttcggcaacgcacttgcgatgctacCGGTGTTATAGGTGTCAGGTATACTAGATTCATAAAGAAGTTGatcgtatatattaatatacttgtATACCAACCTATAATAAAAGCTATCAGGGTCAGATATATCCTTGTTTTTATATGCAGTCTCAGGAGTgcaaaatctataatataaaaatgagtcgctgaatgtgttgctaagcgcaaaactcgagaacggttggaccgatttcgctaattctttttttaaaatattccttgaagtacgaggatggttcttacggagagaaaaattctaaaaaaaaaaaataataaaattaaagaatcgactgttaggcgatacgaagttcgacgggtcagctagtatattataaaacgcATGCAAGGATAAGCTAAAATGCATCACCTACAAAAAAGTTCACTGTCACATACTAAGAGCACGCGGATGTTgcattactaaaaaaaagtacaaaaacatGTGTACGAGTTACCGGACGACTGCCTACATTTACAGGCAAAGAGGGTGATTACCGCAAATGTGATGAATGTGAAATAATGAATGTAATATCGTGACAAGCAGAAGTCTGCAATTTTGTTGTATAGGTCGAGATTTGATGAATCAATTTataggtaataaattttatctttgtacgTTCAACTTCAAATATTAAACGCGTTTCTCTCGAAACAGCTTTATCAAATCGGTGGCCGCGATATCTCAAAACCTagtgaattgattttttttttaaatttgtatacgTTTTCTTTGTCAGCAGTCAAAGCAGTCCTTTATTTTTTCGatgcgtaatttttttaatgttaggaATATTTTGGTATGTTTTTTCACTGAAATTCAGACACGTTCGAtcgaaaatttttttcataaataaatattttaaaaaatccttCTCTCAAGGACTAGAAAATACTATACAAAAACGTAATTCATTTAGTTTAGATGACGGATGTACAAACTACAGTGGTCTCTGAAAAGTGCCACGCCACGAAATgtattatcttatactattaaacgagcaattcttgtatatatattatatatatatactagctgactggGCAAACgttatgttgacccgacttctcaataatattcgtgccaaatttgaagtaaatccatgcagtactttttgagtttatcccggacatacatacagacaaacagacaaaaattctaaaaactatatttttggcttcggtatcgattgtagatcacaccccaagtattcttttaaaaaaatattcattgtacagttttgactttctaccattttattatatgtaaaatagatTAACTTTTtacactaaatatttatttcatattattttttcttatttaaacatAAAGTAAACAATTTTGTAGTCATTCACTTAATAATCATATGGACCGGGAAAactacaacataaaaaaattccCAGCAGTGTAATACAATTACTCTTCTTTTCAATATATTGCTTGttgtaaattacatttttatcatataattagctgactcggcaaacgttgtcttgccgcgaaacgctatttaaaaataggggttggtggtagaaggatgaaaatttagggctgtatgtatttttgaacgcaaaatcataataaaataaaaaataaattgtctaaaaattaaaaaaaaatatttggggtggactacccttaacatttagggggatgaaaaatagatgttgttcgattctcagacctacccaatatgcacacaaaattccatgagaatcggtcaagccgtttcggaggagtttaactacaaacaccgcgacacgagaattttatatattagatataatctgaatctcggaaacggctccaacgattttcatgaaaagtttgcaggggatttcggggaaGATAAGTAAATCTAGCTAAAATTCAtctttagaaaatgtcgttttattctagtttttagacaatgaaaaaatggctaaaatatcgttagaatacgacgGTAAATTTCGCTATTGTCGATAAAGTTGTAATAACTCAGGTGgtaaatcggccggtcgcgatcgaccgcAAAGATAACGGTTCAAATTCTCAAATTACcagatcaattattattttttgttttttttctaattgcatttGCAATTTCtcatttaaatagccagttcttattttttattattatgtcggtaaaatcgaaaagtattattcatattttatcattattattttttaattgatttttatatttattaatattttttattactgtcggtaaaaaaaatagtgatcatattttataaatatgtaattcgtatttcaatataatttccaaaaaacaggatttaataaaaaataccgagctaagctcggttaCCCAGGTACTAACTCCTTATTAAAGAAAttgttgaaatataaaaatatataatgtgtttgaaaataattatattcttcaattttataaacaaaaaaaaaaaaaaaaaaaaaaactagctgtaccctgcgcacgttgctacgtttttattttgtttttatttttttggtcgtaccgactcagaaacctttgttggttcatgcacaacactgctgaagatcatgacatgatcaaatgcatagtttacgaatATATACAGgtcatacatacaaacattcatttttatatacatagacaaGCTATATatatcgaatatatatatatatatatatatatatatatatatatatatatatatatatatatatatatattgcacaacatgcttttttttctattaactaGGTATAAcatcttaattttaaataactagtACTGCTAACTAATCTATACAAGTATAAAGTTATTACCTATAGACGGTCTAAACAAAGCGACCGGAAGACCCTTTGAATATGTTCGGACTATGTCTTCAGCTGCCGCCTTTGTATACACGTAAGTGTTTGGATAGTCACCCAGTAATCTGTAATCAAGTTTTATTTGTTAGCAATAACTTCTGTATCAATCAattcaagaatatagccatcccctctcttcccgtgggtgtcataagaggcgactaagggataacacagtttcactaccaccttggaacttataaagcctaccgatggcgaaataaccatccaactgctggctttgaaatacataggccgaagatgggcagcagcgtcttcggtgcgacacagtcagccctgcggtcaccaactcgcctgcccagctaTCCATATCCAATCTAGTAAATTGAAAATGTCTTACCCTGGAGTTATGGCGTTTAATAATTTCTCATCCATGTATTCAGCAATGTCAATCAGCTTCTCTCCCGGTATAAGACTTTCGTAGAATACCTCGTCAATATCTTTTCTAGTGCAGTTACTGGAATTATAAGAATGATAATAAATACCTAATGTCTACCAACTAAATAACGTAACTGACTGTTAAGATTATTCGGTTTGTTGATCTTGTTGCTATTAGTAGGAAGAAGACTTTAAAGCttaatattttacgtttttactATGTGTTGATAGAAGAGTGTTAAAGTGGGTATATAACTCAGAATTTCCCTAAAACTTTCCCCATACGACTCTGAAATGacctaaatctatttttaacaaacaaaattatttacgatCGCAGGAACAATTGTTTAACTCAAGTGGATGCTCCTTGTGTTTAGTACATTTAATAAGCTTTAAGCAGCACTAAATCGGTTTGTGCGTCGCCTCATCTTACTTACAACTTCCAACTTGTATTACCAAATGTAAGACACCTACTGTAACAGGACCTTACAGACACCGATAAATCTTACTGGGTAAAATACACTCATGATACTGTTGTAAAATTTACCTGTAAGCGGTTGATATGTGAACGTGTGCGCGCAATTTCTTGCAAGCTCGTGCAAGATTCAATATTTCTCGCGCTCCGCGCACGTTGATCTTGACTGCTGTTTTTAAGCTTTCGTCGAATCTCACAGTCGCTGCGCCgtggaatataaaatttacctgTGATTCATTTACGATATGTTTTTTAATGAGAATTGAACTGGAGTTAACTTTATCCTACTACTAGCTGCGCCTACGGATCTCGTGAGAAGTAAGGGATAAGAAATAGCTTATGAATAATTCTTGATCGCTAGCTATCATACCAAGTTTCATTCCAGTTGGTTAAGTAATTTTTGCGTGAAAAAGTACCAAGTCCATCCATCCTcattcgctttagcctgtaatatcccactactgggtataggcttccttccccatgtaggataaggatcagagcttaatccaccacgctgctccaatgtgggttggtggatatattccctactatgagtaaccgacggcttaacgtgctttccgacgcacggtggggagacccacaaggactgcataaacacccagactacggcaaacacctgtatggccaatacaaatgtttgtcatgtgcggggatcgaacccgcaaccgccagcgcaacaggtacaatccatgactgtaaccgttgccccaacgcggcgtcatccATCCATTCTCATAAGCACTcgtatttacaatattaagaGGACTTCTATAGAAATAGAGATAACATTTTTGATTATGTGTGTCgtacaaagttttattatagTCAGATCAATATTTTTGCATGAAAGTACTTATTAAGCATCCAACCATCCCCACAAAGTTTagaagtttataatattagtaggattgaGCAGACGCATCTTTTATATAGGTCAAGTGCTAATGGGCTACTTTGCTTAGCGAGTAAcggaaacttttaatttttttaaataatcttttgcTTGGACTGTATTGTGAGTATgccaaaatatttagaaaaaaatctgaACTTGTTACGAAACGCTCTATGTCGGGATTTGCTGACCGGAGTTTTCTTCGAAACATTCCCACGTCTCGCATCGGTAGCCGGAGGTTGTTACAAAACTTTCCCACCGTGGCATCGCACCTGAGCATCGCACCTGGGCACCGTGTGTGGCGACCCAACACGAAGAAACCAAAACAACCCGATGCTCCGACTGAgcgatctttaattttaagtcactcttgttTCTAACATTGAACAACTGTcacgtgtaattaattaattataatttagtagtaataaatttaattttaaataaatctttgcttttttttgcaaccttcggctgtcgcttttataattggcgcagtcggtaggatcgCTGTAAAGTAGAGTCAGTGAATCGATCACGTTCTAACGGCGGTCCAGAATCTACGGAAGCTGCAGTCCGGAGGAGATCAAGAAATCGATCTACGCAAAGAAACCAAAGATGCATATGTGAGTACCTAGATCTTACTAGAGTTGCTCTCCTTTCTTATTCCTAGTGTTTCCACAATTACTTACCAAGATTTTCCATTCACGGCAATCTCGGTCACCTAggttaaaaaatacgaatagGTTTTTAGTATTAGATTTGCATAGAGGTTTAGATACGATCATGGAGTCGCAAACACCCGAAAATATTCACAGTGCTAGAGTGTCCGACACCCACGTAGAACAAATCTATGAGGTTCTCAGACTCATTCCCGACTTCGACGGGAATTCCGCCGTGCTTACGCGATTTATTAATCTTTGCGATGCAATAGTAGCGCAGTATATGAAAGCTGAACCCGGATACGAGCTCGGTAATATAGCTATAATTAacggtattttaaataaaataataggcccCGCGGCCCGTACAATAAACTCCAATGGAGTTCCGGTAAACTGGTCAGGAATACGAAGTGCTCTTGTGAATAATTTTGCAGACCAGCGCGATGAGGCTTCGCTTTATAACGACCTGTCACTTCTTACACAAGGTTCAGCAACACCTCAAGAATTTTACGAACAATGCCAAAGTCTTTTTAGTGTTATAATGACTTACGTTAGCTTATACGAAACCATACATACTACTATTGAAGCAAAACGAACCTTGTATAAAAAGTTAACCCTTAGATCGTACCTTCGCGGTCTCCGCGACCCTCTAGGAGCTCGTATAAGATGTATGCGACCTGAAACTATCGAAGATGCCCTTGAATACGTCAACGACGAGATGAATACGTTGTATTTACAGCAGCGCAACGATCACCTTCCTGAGAGAAAGTTGCAGTCTACGTCTTCATTTAATCATCAACCAAAATTTTCTAATAGCTTTCTACCGCAAATGCCTATAGCACCCCCGCGCACTTTCGGTTTTAATCCTTCAAAGCCTTTTAGTATGCCCGGTCCGTCAAGGCAATTTAATACCCCCGCTGGACCCTCTCGAACTTTTAACGTACAACAGCCACCGAGGCCAATGCCGAGTTGGAAGCCCCAACCGCCTCATTTCAGTGGTCCTACGCGCACTCAACAAATTTTCGCTGCACCCCCGCCTAACTATAGACCACAAAGTAACGTATTTAGATTACCACCTAAAAATCCAGGGTATAACTATAATAACGCGAACACCAAGGCTACTCCTATGAGTGGCGTTAGCCACTACGTATCTAAGCCGTTCCCCTCACAGACACCTTACAACTGGACTAGAAACGGAAATCCACCCCCATCTAACTATTTTAAGTCTCGCGAGGTAAATTTCAATGAATTTTACGATCAGGCTGAACAATACCAACCTTACTATGACTGCTACGACTATTATCAATACGAACCAGACTTTTATGATCAACCTGAATTTACCGACAGTTCTTACTATCCTTGCTACCCCGAAGAGCTACCCCCGCAAGACGAACCTAATGACGAAAACGCTACAAACAATAATGAGGATTTTCAGATTATTACAAAATCAGAAAAaccaaaatagaaattaatctaCATACGCAACGTCAATTACCCTACATTCAAATAGCTAATCCACCCCTTAAATTTCTTATCGATACCGGTGCCAACCAGTCTTTTATTAGTCCGCTAGCCGTAGAAAAGTATTTTTCTCATTTACCGTGCAACTACGATCCTTTCGAAGTAACTAATATTCATGCCACTACGCGAAATGATTATTCAATAACTGTACCTTGTTTTACGGAATTTAACGAAAGCAACGATAttactttattcatttataaattccATGATTATTTTGACGGATTAATTGGTTATGATTTATTAGAGAAATTAGAATCtagtattgatttaaaaaataaaatgctcgTTACAAGACAGTCTAAAATTCCGTTACTCATGTACGACTCACGTAATTGTAATCTATACGAGGAAATAATACCCGCAAACTCGTCTAAGCTAATTAGAATACCGGTAAATTTTCAAGATGGTGATGCGTATATTCCGGagcaaattatttctaattgtcatattaattattgtgtAACCACGGTTACTAATAATCGTTGCTTTGTAGAAGTTAGTAACCCGACTAAACATGACGTAATTTTTTCAATGGACAAGCCCGTCAGTGcggaaatatttaatatcaagtGCACGCGCACCGAACAATCACGCGATCGCGTATCGGAAGTTTTATCTCGCCTTCGTACCGACCATTTAAATCCTGAAGAACGCGTAAATTTAGAGTCCCTTTGCGCTCGTTATGCAGATGTTTTCTATATCGAGGGTGAACCCTTGACTTtcactaacaaaattaaacatagtATACGTACAACCGATGAGGTTCCGGTTTACACTAAATCTTATCGATATCCATTCATTCATAGACAAGAGGTACAAGATCAAATAACTAAGATGCTAGATCAGGGTATAATACGACCGTCACAATCAGCTTGGAGCTCACCTATCTGGGTGGTTCCTAAGAAGGCCGATGCGTCGGGAAAAACTAAATGGCGCATAGTCGTAGACTTTAGAAAAATCAACGAAAAAACCATTGACGATAAATACCCTATTCCTAATATATCCGATGTCCTTGATAAGCTTGGTAACTGTCATTACTTTACCACTTTAGATCTTGCTAGCGGCTTTTACCAAGTCGAGATGAACCCTGACGACATTCCGAAAACGGCATTTAACGTAGAACATGggcattttgaatttttaagaaTGCCTATGGGACTTAAAAATTCTCCGTCCACATTCCAACGAGTTATGGATAATGTCCTTAGAGATCTCCAAAACGTAATATGTCTTGTTTATCTTGACGATATCATAGTATTTAGCGTTTCATTGCAAGAGCATATGGTGAATTTGGAAAAGGTTTTTAAAAGGTTACGAGAATCTAACTTCAAGATTCAATTAGATAAGTCggaatttttaaaactagaaaCTGCATATTTAGGCCATATAATCAGTAAAGATGGAATTAAACCAAACCCTGACAAGATCGCGGCTATCAAAAAGTTTCCCTTGCCAAAAACAGCCACTGAAATAAAACGATTTCTAGGATTATTAGgctattatagaaaatttattccTGATTTCGCCAAAATAACAAAGCCTATGACTCAATGCTTAAAGAAAGGCTCAAAGATAACACCTaatgatataaattatgtaGACTGTTTCGAGACTTGTAAAAAACTCTTGACAAATGACCCTATATTGCAATACCCCGACTTTGACAAAGACTTCATACTGACTACAGATGCCTCGAATTTTGCGATTGGTGCTGTACTTTCCCAGGGCACTATAGGCAGTGATAAGCCAATCGCCTACGCGTCACGTACCTTAAACTCTAGTGAAATTAACTACAGTACCATTGAGAAAGAACTTTTAGCAATAGTATGGGCTACGAAATATTTTCGGCCTTACTTATTCGGAAGAAAAtttaagatagttacagatCATAAGCCATTGCAATGGGTTATGAATTTAAAAGAACCAAATTCTAGATTAACGCGTTGGAGGCTAAAATTAAGCGAATATAATTTCACTACAGTTTATAAGCAAGGCAAGTATAACGTTAACGCCGATGCTTTATCCCGTATCGAAATTAACAACGAAGATACCAGTTCTATTATGGTTAATCCTTCCGAGAGACCACCATCATTAAGTGGATCTAGTACAGCAACAGCCCACACTAGTAATGAAAACCCAATACTCGAGATCCCCATCTCAGACGACCcactgaataaatttaatagacagatatgttttattttagtaggAGACATTAAAAAGCGACCGACGGTGACAAAACCTTTTGAGACACACACAAAAACGACTATTCAACTATCAGAGT is a genomic window containing:
- the LOC123668116 gene encoding fatty acyl-CoA reductase wat-like, with amino-acid sequence MAETVKGGVKDDLSEPQISKIFVGATVFLTGGTGFLGKLLIDKLLRCCPDIKKIYLLTRAKKNKSILKRLQEQFDDAVFDTLRKEVPDFIEKIGVIEGDMVELNLGISEEDRTKLINEVNFIFHGAATVRFDESLKTAVKINVRGAREILNLARACKKLRAHVHISTAYSNCTRKDIDEVFYESLIPGEKLIDIAEYMDEKLLNAITPGLLGDYPNTYVYTKAAAEDIVRTYSKGLPVALFRPSIVVSTSKEPVPGWTDNVNGPTSLIVGVAVRLLRVLNYNPKTVSDMVPGDFVVNSCLAVSWKTAKTYLGNHKEAPMDLLPVVYNCVSSVEKPITYELFIKYTGAYDLEVPSTKPIYPYLFILTPSAFFYRLLNLVLHWIPAYIVDAFLVMIGRKPMLVKAYTKIAKFFALTNYFGLREWKFSNDNTQNLFKELSDVDKRTFNFDVSSLDWKEYFKIYVKGLRQYILTDSLKTKYLKI